A region of Rhodopirellula islandica DNA encodes the following proteins:
- a CDS encoding NAD(P) transhydrogenase subunit alpha — MEAVLLAFILMLSVFLGFELIAKVPATLHTPLMSGANAISGITVVGAIIAAGADLGPWSTWLGALAVFFATVNVVGGYMVTDRMLSMFKKKDSPSGGDS, encoded by the coding sequence ATGGAAGCCGTGCTGCTCGCCTTCATTTTGATGTTGTCCGTGTTCTTAGGCTTTGAACTGATCGCCAAAGTGCCGGCAACCCTGCACACGCCCTTGATGTCGGGTGCCAATGCGATTTCCGGCATCACCGTCGTCGGGGCCATCATCGCTGCGGGAGCCGATCTGGGACCGTGGTCGACGTGGCTGGGCGCACTGGCGGTCTTCTTTGCCACCGTCAACGTGGTTGGCGGCTACATGGTGACCGATCGGATGCTGAGCATGTTCAAAAAGAAAGACAGCCCATCGGGAGGTGACTCATGA
- a CDS encoding NAD(P)(+) transhydrogenase (Re/Si-specific) subunit beta, which yields MSVEVLGSVYILAAILFVFGLKLMSSPATAVRGNLLSSVGMLMAVLITLTSKEILDYRYLAGAAILGAVVGVISARRVAMTGMPEMVALFNGSGGIASLLVGWAALYGQESSAFTLVTVLVSILIGGVTFSGSLVAWAKLSETIGSGAMTFAGQRVVNVLLLLVLLGCSIAMVLDPAWTFPLVFVVIGLSILLGVMAVIPIGGADMPVVISLLNSYSGLAACAAGFAINNTILIVAGSLVGAAGLILTNIMCKAMNRSLSNVLFSGFAATTKATKVEGEVKPITADDAYLILEAASSVVMVPGYGMAVAQAQHVVRELGELLEANGADVSYAIHPVAGRMPGHMNVLLAEANVPYDQLIEMDEINPRMENIDVAIVIGANDVVNPAAREDENSPIYGMPIINVDYARTVFVLKRSMASGFSGVDNPLFFGENTRMLFGDAKQSLSSVIAEFKS from the coding sequence ATGAGCGTTGAAGTCCTGGGTTCGGTCTACATCCTCGCGGCCATCTTGTTTGTCTTCGGGCTCAAACTGATGAGCTCCCCGGCAACCGCTGTGCGAGGCAATCTCCTGTCGTCTGTCGGGATGCTGATGGCCGTCCTGATCACACTCACGTCCAAGGAAATCCTGGACTACCGCTACCTGGCCGGTGCCGCGATTCTCGGCGCCGTCGTGGGCGTGATCTCGGCGCGGCGAGTTGCCATGACGGGAATGCCCGAAATGGTCGCGTTGTTCAATGGCTCCGGTGGCATCGCCAGCCTGCTGGTGGGCTGGGCCGCCCTGTATGGGCAAGAATCGTCCGCCTTCACATTGGTCACCGTTCTGGTTTCGATCTTGATTGGCGGCGTGACGTTTTCGGGATCGTTGGTGGCCTGGGCCAAGCTCTCAGAAACCATCGGCAGCGGGGCGATGACCTTCGCAGGGCAGCGTGTCGTCAACGTCTTGTTGTTGCTGGTGCTGCTGGGATGCTCGATTGCGATGGTCCTGGACCCCGCCTGGACGTTCCCCCTCGTCTTCGTTGTGATTGGACTGTCGATCTTATTGGGTGTGATGGCCGTCATCCCGATCGGTGGCGCCGACATGCCCGTTGTGATTTCCCTGCTCAACAGCTACTCGGGACTGGCTGCATGTGCCGCTGGATTCGCAATCAACAACACCATCTTGATCGTGGCTGGTTCGCTGGTGGGGGCGGCAGGATTGATTCTGACCAACATCATGTGCAAAGCAATGAATCGATCGCTCAGCAACGTGTTGTTCTCCGGTTTTGCAGCGACCACCAAAGCCACCAAGGTCGAAGGGGAAGTCAAACCGATCACCGCCGATGACGCCTACCTGATTCTCGAGGCCGCTTCCTCGGTCGTGATGGTACCTGGATACGGCATGGCGGTCGCGCAAGCACAGCACGTGGTTCGCGAATTGGGCGAACTGCTCGAAGCCAACGGGGCAGATGTCAGCTATGCGATTCATCCCGTTGCCGGAAGGATGCCCGGACACATGAACGTCCTGCTAGCCGAAGCGAACGTGCCCTACGATCAATTGATCGAAATGGACGAGATCAACCCACGGATGGAAAACATCGACGTGGCAATCGTGATCGGAGCCAACGACGTGGTGAACCCAGCGGCACGCGAAGACGAGAACAGTCCGATCTACGGCATGCCGATCATCAACGTCGACTATGCACGGACGGTGTTCGTGCTGAAGCGTTCCATGGCGTCCGGGTTCTCCGGCGTCGACAACCCACTGTTCTTTGGCGAAAACACAAGAATGCTTTTCGGTGACGCCAAACAATCGCTCAGCAGTGTGATCGCCGAATTCAAATCCTGA
- a CDS encoding DUF1559 domain-containing protein: MKMSLQVNRSRGFTLVELLVVIAIIGVLVGLLLPAVQSAREAARRMQCSNRLKQMSLALHNYHASFNTFPAAGVLPKGQNVARYYPGVTVALLPYIEEQARYEIIQQRLAASTSAFSRMFNGTEYESILPGVLCPSSPNSSQPSPYANNARINYMFNMGDGMLKLDAAWHHPNYINNKYVQARHRGPFHLESWVKFRDILDGTSNTLAFSESASAGSGNYSLEVKGSSGYNGALLDPDGSEPVIHPDVCVTSTVDPVNRNLYLDPCDSWRGNFFQTGTPWNGFHTVVPPNGPSCWDSPTGYWAAIFTPNSYHTGGVHGALMDGSVRFISDSIDSGDLTQSQPLSGESPYGVWGALGTHRGAELPGEY; encoded by the coding sequence ATGAAGATGTCATTACAGGTCAATCGTTCCCGCGGATTCACTTTGGTGGAACTGCTGGTTGTCATCGCAATCATCGGCGTGCTGGTGGGACTTCTTTTACCAGCGGTGCAATCAGCGCGTGAGGCGGCCAGACGAATGCAGTGCAGCAATCGTTTGAAACAGATGAGTTTGGCGTTGCACAACTACCACGCCAGCTTCAACACCTTCCCAGCGGCAGGCGTCCTGCCAAAGGGACAGAATGTTGCACGTTACTACCCAGGGGTGACGGTTGCGTTGCTGCCGTACATCGAGGAGCAAGCACGCTACGAAATAATTCAGCAGCGACTTGCTGCATCCACCTCAGCGTTCAGCCGGATGTTCAACGGAACAGAATACGAATCCATTTTGCCGGGTGTGCTATGCCCGTCATCTCCAAATTCGTCGCAACCATCGCCATACGCGAACAACGCTCGAATCAACTACATGTTCAACATGGGTGACGGCATGTTGAAACTCGACGCTGCCTGGCACCATCCGAACTATATCAACAACAAATACGTTCAAGCGCGGCATCGGGGCCCGTTCCACTTGGAATCGTGGGTCAAGTTTCGTGACATCTTGGATGGGACGAGCAACACGCTGGCATTCAGTGAATCGGCCAGTGCCGGATCCGGAAATTACTCCTTGGAAGTCAAAGGAAGCTCCGGATACAACGGTGCGTTGCTTGATCCTGATGGTTCCGAACCAGTGATTCACCCCGACGTGTGCGTCACCAGCACCGTGGACCCGGTCAATCGGAATCTGTACTTGGACCCTTGCGACTCCTGGCGTGGAAACTTCTTCCAAACCGGGACGCCGTGGAATGGTTTTCACACGGTCGTCCCACCCAACGGCCCAAGTTGCTGGGACAGTCCCACAGGATACTGGGCGGCCATCTTCACACCCAACAGCTATCACACCGGCGGCGTCCACGGTGCCTTGATGGATGGGTCCGTGCGATTCATCTCCGATTCGATCG
- a CDS encoding Re/Si-specific NAD(P)(+) transhydrogenase subunit alpha, with translation MQIGVPRENWPGEARVALVPASVKKLIQSGFSVEIESGAGSQSGFPDDAYTEAGAVILTDRASLLSGSDVVLRVRRPETAEVSNLRQEAIHISFLDPFNEKELIGEMAQCGVTSVSMEMIPRSTRAQKMDALSSQANLAGYVTVIQAAYHSQKIFPMMMTPSGTIRPARVFVIGAGVAGLQAIATAKRLGARVDAFDTRPVVAEQVRSLGAKFVEIDLGEVGQTEQGYAKALTPEQIELQKEGQKKLIAVSDVVITTAQLFGRPAPRIVTRDMLLAMQPGSVVVDMAVETGGNVEGSVLNEIVDVEGVKIIGQGNLPSEVSRNASEMYSNNLTALIDDFWDTESKRFAFDPEDEIVQAAVITRGGVIVNETIAKLHS, from the coding sequence ATGCAGATTGGCGTCCCCCGCGAAAATTGGCCAGGCGAGGCGAGGGTGGCACTCGTCCCCGCCAGTGTCAAGAAACTGATTCAGTCTGGGTTTTCAGTCGAGATCGAATCGGGTGCGGGATCTCAATCAGGGTTTCCGGACGACGCCTACACGGAGGCCGGTGCTGTCATTCTGACCGACCGGGCATCCCTGCTGTCGGGCTCCGACGTCGTGCTGCGAGTCCGACGCCCCGAGACCGCGGAGGTTTCCAACCTCCGGCAAGAAGCCATCCACATCAGCTTCCTTGACCCATTCAATGAAAAGGAACTAATTGGCGAAATGGCCCAGTGCGGCGTGACGTCGGTTTCGATGGAGATGATCCCGCGATCCACTCGCGCCCAAAAGATGGATGCGTTGTCCTCGCAAGCCAACCTGGCGGGCTACGTCACGGTGATCCAAGCTGCGTATCACAGCCAAAAGATCTTCCCGATGATGATGACTCCCTCGGGAACCATTCGGCCCGCTCGGGTCTTTGTGATCGGTGCGGGCGTCGCGGGCCTGCAAGCGATTGCAACGGCGAAACGACTCGGTGCCCGCGTCGATGCCTTTGACACCCGGCCCGTCGTCGCGGAACAAGTTCGATCGCTCGGTGCCAAGTTCGTGGAGATCGATCTGGGCGAAGTGGGGCAAACGGAACAGGGGTACGCCAAAGCGCTGACACCGGAACAAATTGAACTTCAAAAGGAAGGCCAAAAGAAACTCATTGCGGTCTCCGATGTCGTCATCACCACCGCCCAACTGTTTGGTCGCCCGGCGCCTCGCATCGTCACTCGCGACATGCTGCTCGCGATGCAACCCGGCAGCGTTGTCGTTGACATGGCAGTGGAAACGGGAGGCAACGTCGAGGGTTCCGTGCTGAATGAAATCGTCGATGTCGAAGGTGTCAAAATCATCGGCCAAGGGAATCTGCCATCCGAGGTCAGCCGCAATGCCAGCGAGATGTACTCGAACAACTTGACCGCCTTGATCGACGATTTTTGGGACACCGAATCCAAGCGGTTCGCATTCGATCCCGAGGACGAAATCGTTCAAGCCGCCGTCATCACTCGTGGTGGCGTGATCGTGAACGAGACCATCGCCAAGCTTCATTCGTAA